In Sulfitobacter sp. W027, a single window of DNA contains:
- a CDS encoding carboxylate-amine ligase — protein sequence MQPKFTIGIEEEYLLVDKDSLALADVPGALMTACREALQDQVSPEFLACQIEIGTKPCENVAEAREDLRRLRRTIADLSDEHNLAPIAVGCHPFSDWKAQETTEKQRYTQLETELENVARRMLICGMHVHVGLDSDDLRIDLMPQLSYFLPHLLALSASSPFWQGEDTGLASYRMAVMDNMPRTGLPPQFDSWAEYQRTTDTLVELEIIEDASKVWWDLRPSVHYPTLEARIFDVQPRMAHTLGLAGLTQALCRMLLRLRDANLSWRKYDRFLISENRWRAQRYGTSDSLIDFGDRKMKGFDTLFEEIVGLLAEDAEVLGCLDEVCALRDVVKEGTSADRQRNIWADAPEGKGGEAIVRHLIEEYHADL from the coding sequence ATGCAGCCCAAGTTCACCATCGGAATCGAAGAAGAATATCTGCTCGTTGATAAGGATTCATTGGCGCTGGCCGATGTGCCTGGAGCTCTGATGACCGCCTGTCGCGAGGCACTGCAAGATCAGGTTAGTCCCGAGTTTCTTGCCTGCCAGATCGAGATTGGCACCAAACCCTGCGAAAATGTGGCCGAGGCCCGCGAGGACTTGCGCCGCCTGCGCCGCACCATTGCGGATCTGTCAGACGAACATAATCTCGCACCGATTGCCGTGGGCTGCCATCCGTTCTCTGACTGGAAGGCGCAAGAAACCACGGAAAAGCAACGCTATACCCAGCTTGAAACCGAGCTTGAAAACGTCGCCCGGCGGATGTTGATCTGCGGTATGCATGTCCATGTCGGCCTCGACAGTGACGATTTGCGCATCGACCTGATGCCGCAGCTTTCTTATTTCCTGCCCCATCTGCTGGCGCTATCCGCGTCCTCTCCCTTTTGGCAGGGCGAAGACACAGGGCTTGCCTCCTACCGCATGGCGGTGATGGACAACATGCCGCGCACCGGGCTGCCACCGCAGTTTGACAGCTGGGCGGAATACCAACGCACGACTGATACGCTCGTTGAGTTAGAGATCATTGAAGACGCGTCGAAAGTCTGGTGGGACCTGCGCCCGTCGGTTCATTACCCGACACTGGAGGCCCGTATTTTCGACGTGCAGCCGCGCATGGCTCATACGCTGGGCTTGGCCGGACTGACGCAGGCGCTGTGCCGAATGCTCCTCCGACTGCGCGATGCGAACCTGAGCTGGCGTAAATATGATCGTTTCCTGATCTCCGAAAACCGCTGGCGTGCCCAGCGGTATGGCACAAGCGACAGCCTGATCGACTTCGGCGACCGGAAAATGAAGGGATTTGACACCCTTTTTGAAGAGATCGTCGGACTGTTGGCCGAGGACGCCGAGGTGCTTGGCTGTCTCGATGAAGTCTGCGCCCTGCGCGATGTCGTCAAAGAGGGCACATCGGCTGACCGGCAACGCAATATTTGGGCGGATGCCCCCGAAGGCAAAGGCGGCGAAGCCATCGTCCGCCATCTGATCGAGGAATATCACGCCGACCTCTGA
- a CDS encoding acyl-CoA dehydrogenase family protein, whose protein sequence is MDFALNEEQTAIFDMAYAFGQDNIAPHAHQWEKDGTIPKELWPQIAELGFGGLYVSEETGGSGLTRLDATLVFEALSMACPSVAAFLSIHNMCAKMLDTFASDEMKERIMPGVLSMNTVLSYCLTEPGSGSDAAALKTRCERTNDGYTLNGTKAFISGGGYSDAYVTMVRTSDDGAKGVSTVFVEDGTPGLSFGGLEDKMGWRSQPTALVQFDDCKIPAENLVGEEGKGFKYAMAGLDGGRLNISACSVGAAQTALTKTLEYMGDRKAFGQSIDQFQGLQFRLADMETELQAARTFLRQAAWKLDTGAPDATKFCAMAKKFVTETGSKVVDQCLQLHGGYGYLADYGIEKLVRDLRVHQILEGTNEVMRVIVARDMLKNR, encoded by the coding sequence ATGGATTTCGCATTGAACGAAGAACAGACCGCCATTTTCGACATGGCCTACGCCTTTGGCCAAGACAATATCGCCCCGCACGCCCACCAGTGGGAAAAAGACGGCACGATCCCAAAGGAGTTGTGGCCCCAGATCGCGGAACTGGGCTTCGGCGGGCTCTATGTCTCGGAAGAAACCGGCGGTTCTGGTCTTACACGGCTTGATGCGACGCTGGTGTTTGAGGCGCTGTCTATGGCCTGCCCCTCGGTCGCGGCGTTCCTGTCGATCCACAATATGTGCGCCAAGATGCTCGACACTTTCGCCAGTGACGAGATGAAAGAGCGCATCATGCCCGGCGTGCTGAGCATGAACACGGTGCTGTCCTACTGCCTGACTGAACCCGGCTCGGGTTCAGACGCGGCAGCGCTCAAGACCCGCTGCGAGCGCACCAACGACGGCTACACGCTCAACGGCACCAAGGCGTTCATCTCGGGCGGCGGCTATTCAGACGCCTATGTCACCATGGTGCGCACCTCGGATGACGGGGCCAAGGGTGTCTCCACCGTCTTTGTCGAAGACGGCACCCCCGGCCTGTCCTTTGGCGGGCTGGAAGACAAAATGGGCTGGCGCAGCCAACCGACGGCGCTGGTGCAGTTCGACGACTGCAAAATCCCGGCTGAGAACCTTGTCGGGGAAGAGGGCAAGGGCTTTAAATACGCCATGGCCGGGCTTGACGGCGGGCGGCTGAACATCTCCGCCTGCTCGGTCGGTGCCGCGCAGACCGCACTGACCAAAACGCTGGAGTACATGGGCGACCGTAAGGCCTTCGGCCAGAGCATCGACCAGTTCCAAGGGCTGCAATTCCGCCTCGCCGATATGGAGACCGAACTTCAAGCCGCCCGCACCTTCCTGCGCCAAGCCGCATGGAAGCTCGATACTGGCGCGCCGGATGCCACGAAATTCTGCGCGATGGCCAAGAAATTCGTGACCGAGACTGGCAGTAAGGTCGTCGATCAGTGCCTGCAGCTACACGGAGGCTATGGCTACCTAGCGGACTACGGAATTGAGAAACTGGTTCGTGACCTGCGCGTGCACCAAATCCTCGAAGGCACCAACGAGGTCATGCGCGTAATTGTCGCCCGCGACATGCTCAAGAACCGCTGA